Proteins encoded in a region of the Mesoflavibacter profundi genome:
- a CDS encoding GEVED domain-containing protein, with protein MKKTITLSFLSLFFVVFSYAQQRECATMENLEYRKQQDPKLEQRMAQIEAFTQTKIEQMQNNSNRVDGSIITLPVVVHVLYRNSTENISVAQIQSQLDVLNEDFRRTNPDADNTWSQAADTEIQFCLVTVDPNGNATTGITRKQVTRQDWGTSDDMKRSSTGGVDPWDTSQYLNMWIVPRMTSGGSTILGYAQFPGGNAATDGVVMAYNYFGRVGSVSAPFDGGRTTTHEVGHYLNLRHIWGDANCGNDFVSDTPTHQTANYGCPTGQTSCGSTDMPQNYMDYSDDSCMNLFTQGQKNRMRAVLEAGGVRRSLALSDKCGAAPQPTCNDGVQNGDETGVDCGGSCAPCQTGPQYCASQGNNVNDEYISRVQLASIDNASGAQTYSDFTSISTDLSKGSGYTVTVTPTWTGTTYAEGYSVWIDYNQDGDFTDSGEQVWTNAATQTSPVSGSFSVPASATNGATRMRVSMKYNGIPTSCEAFSYGEVEDYTVNIITGTPDTTPPVITLTGASTINLEVGDTYTELGATATDNQDGDISSSIVITGTVNTNAAGTYTRFYNVSDSAGNAASQVTRTVIVTQPTTGSCSGGISAFPYSESFENTLGAWTQSTSDDFNWTVDANGTPSSNTGPSSASAGTYYVYMESSSPNYSTKRAILNSPCFDLSAESQATFSFDYHMYGATSMGSLALQASDNNGASWTNVWNQSGNQGNSWQTATVDLSAYVGGTVQLRFNGVTGTTWQGDMAVDAINLSTSGGGNAGCSNVTLSITFDNYPEETAWTLTNNSGQTVASGGTYGSQADGSTLNIPIGCLDDGCYNFTITDAYGDGICCSYGNGSYTLTNTDTGATLASGGSFTSSETTNFCLTNNAKSFTSTVTSSSQSNNQFLVYPNPVKQSLNIELIGFEAQTYEIKNMLGQTVLKGKFTSNIDVAKFDAGVYILQVNIGEKSKIKRFIKE; from the coding sequence ATGAAAAAAACAATTACTTTATCGTTTTTAAGTTTGTTTTTTGTGGTTTTCTCGTATGCACAACAACGCGAATGTGCTACTATGGAAAATCTAGAGTACAGAAAACAACAAGATCCTAAACTTGAGCAAAGAATGGCTCAAATTGAAGCATTTACACAAACCAAAATTGAGCAAATGCAAAACAATTCTAATAGAGTAGATGGAAGCATCATTACATTGCCAGTAGTAGTACATGTTTTGTATCGAAATTCTACCGAGAATATTAGTGTTGCACAAATTCAATCTCAGTTAGATGTTTTAAATGAAGATTTTAGAAGAACAAATCCAGATGCAGATAACACTTGGTCACAAGCTGCAGATACCGAGATTCAATTCTGTCTAGTAACTGTAGATCCTAACGGAAATGCTACAACTGGTATTACCAGAAAACAAGTAACTAGACAAGATTGGGGAACAAGTGATGATATGAAACGTTCTTCTACTGGCGGAGTAGATCCTTGGGACACAAGTCAATATCTTAATATGTGGATTGTTCCAAGAATGACAAGTGGAGGAAGTACTATATTAGGATACGCTCAATTTCCAGGTGGTAATGCTGCAACAGATGGTGTTGTAATGGCATATAACTATTTTGGTCGTGTAGGTAGCGTTTCTGCACCTTTTGATGGTGGTAGAACAACAACACATGAGGTTGGTCATTACTTAAATTTAAGACACATTTGGGGAGATGCTAATTGTGGTAACGATTTTGTAAGTGACACACCAACGCACCAAACCGCTAATTATGGTTGTCCAACTGGACAAACGTCTTGTGGATCTACAGATATGCCACAAAACTACATGGATTACTCAGACGATTCTTGTATGAACTTATTCACGCAAGGTCAAAAAAACCGTATGCGTGCTGTTTTAGAAGCTGGCGGAGTAAGAAGAAGCCTTGCCTTATCAGATAAATGTGGTGCAGCGCCTCAACCAACATGTAACGATGGTGTACAAAATGGAGACGAAACTGGTGTAGATTGTGGCGGATCTTGCGCGCCTTGTCAAACAGGTCCACAATATTGTGCATCACAAGGAAATAATGTTAATGACGAATATATTTCTAGAGTACAATTAGCAAGTATAGATAATGCTTCTGGAGCTCAAACGTATTCAGATTTTACAAGTATTTCTACAGACTTATCTAAAGGTTCTGGTTACACGGTAACAGTAACTCCAACTTGGACAGGAACTACTTATGCAGAAGGGTATTCTGTATGGATTGATTATAACCAAGATGGTGATTTTACAGATTCTGGAGAGCAAGTTTGGACAAATGCAGCAACACAAACTTCACCAGTTAGCGGAAGTTTTTCAGTACCAGCTTCAGCTACTAACGGAGCAACAAGAATGAGAGTTTCTATGAAATATAACGGAATACCAACATCTTGTGAGGCATTCTCTTATGGTGAAGTTGAAGATTATACGGTTAATATTATAACAGGAACACCAGATACAACGCCACCAGTAATTACATTAACTGGAGCATCTACAATTAATTTAGAAGTTGGAGACACTTATACAGAATTAGGTGCAACTGCTACAGATAATCAAGATGGAGATATTTCTTCGAGCATTGTTATAACAGGAACTGTAAATACTAACGCAGCCGGAACATACACAAGATTTTATAACGTAAGTGATTCAGCAGGAAACGCTGCTTCACAAGTAACAAGAACAGTAATTGTTACACAACCAACAACAGGATCTTGTTCTGGTGGTATTAGTGCATTCCCTTATTCTGAAAGTTTTGAAAATACTTTAGGTGCTTGGACGCAATCAACATCAGATGACTTTAACTGGACTGTTGATGCCAACGGAACGCCTTCAAGCAACACTGGACCATCTAGCGCAAGTGCTGGAACATATTATGTGTATATGGAGTCTTCTTCACCAAATTACTCGACAAAAAGAGCAATTTTAAACTCACCTTGTTTTGATTTAAGTGCAGAATCTCAAGCAACTTTTAGTTTTGATTATCATATGTACGGTGCAACTTCTATGGGAAGTTTAGCGTTACAAGCAAGTGATAATAACGGTGCAAGTTGGACTAACGTTTGGAACCAATCGGGTAACCAAGGTAATTCTTGGCAAACTGCTACTGTAGATTTAAGTGCTTATGTTGGTGGCACTGTTCAATTGCGTTTTAATGGTGTAACTGGCACAACTTGGCAAGGTGATATGGCGGTAGATGCTATTAACCTATCTACTTCTGGTGGCGGTAATGCAGGTTGTTCTAATGTAACATTATCAATTACTTTTGATAACTATCCAGAAGAAACCGCTTGGACATTAACCAATAATTCTGGTCAAACAGTTGCGTCTGGCGGTACTTACGGTTCGCAAGCAGATGGATCTACTTTAAATATTCCTATTGGATGTTTAGATGATGGTTGTTATAACTTTACGATTACAGATGCTTACGGAGATGGTATTTGCTGTTCATACGGAAATGGTTCGTATACCTTAACAAACACAGATACTGGTGCTACATTAGCTTCTGGTGGATCGTTTACTAGTAGTGAAACTACAAACTTCTGTTTAACAAATAATGCTAAGTCATTTACTAGTACTGTAACATCTTCAAGCCAATCTAACAACCAATTTTTGGTATACCCAAATCCAGTTAAACAATCTTTAAATATCGAACTAATTGGTTTTGAAGCTCAGACTTACGAAATTAAAAACATGTTAGGTCAAACGGTATTAAAAGGTAAGTTTACATCTAATATTGATGTGGCTAAGTTTGATGCTGGTGTTTATATTTTACAAGTAAACATTGGTGAAAAATCTAAAATCAAACGATTTATAAAAGAATAA
- a CDS encoding ABC transporter ATP-binding protein yields MSKPLLKIDNLSIGFKSDKHFISIIKSISYSIYENEIVGVVGESGSGKSVSSLAIMGLLPKTTSKITSGTITYNSFDLTSIKEKAYQKLRGNEIAMIFQEPMSSLNPSMRCGKQVEEVLKKHTSLSKTEVKKEVLSLFEKVKLPNPNRVFNAYPHEISGGQKQRVMIAIAIACKPKLLIADEPTTALDVTVQKEIILLLKELQEDTKMSILFITHDLSLISEIAQRTFVMYKGEIVEQNTTENIFNHPKNEYTKALIKARPSLNERLERLPTIQDVMQNNIDNKIITALERAKKHKSIYGKNPILEVKNLEKEYISKTGLFKTIEKFKAVDDVSFKLYEGETLGLVGESGCGKSTLGNALLLLDQATSGQILYKGKDITNLTKKEIKSLRKDIQIIFQDPFASLNPRLTVGEAIMEPMQVHNLYTSKEERKEETLNLLEKVGLTKAAFYKYPHQFSGGQRQRIGIARTIALRPKLIVCDESVSALDISVQAQVLNLLNELKENFGFTYIFISHDLAVVKYMSDQLLVMNKGKIEELDDADVIYASPKKEYTKKLIDAIPKGL; encoded by the coding sequence ATGAGCAAGCCTTTACTAAAAATAGACAACTTATCGATTGGGTTTAAATCTGATAAACATTTCATTTCAATTATAAAATCAATCTCTTATTCTATTTATGAAAATGAAATAGTTGGTGTAGTAGGAGAATCTGGATCTGGAAAATCTGTTTCATCACTTGCTATTATGGGATTATTACCCAAAACAACAAGCAAAATTACTTCTGGAACAATTACATATAACTCGTTTGATCTAACTTCTATTAAAGAAAAAGCGTATCAAAAATTAAGAGGTAATGAAATAGCAATGATATTTCAAGAACCTATGAGCTCTTTAAACCCTTCTATGCGCTGTGGTAAACAGGTAGAAGAGGTATTAAAAAAACACACTTCTTTATCTAAAACAGAAGTAAAAAAAGAGGTATTATCACTGTTTGAAAAGGTAAAATTACCAAATCCAAATCGCGTATTTAATGCTTATCCGCATGAAATTTCTGGCGGACAAAAACAACGTGTTATGATAGCTATAGCTATTGCTTGTAAGCCTAAATTATTAATCGCAGACGAGCCAACTACAGCACTAGATGTTACAGTACAAAAGGAAATTATTTTATTATTAAAAGAGCTACAAGAAGACACTAAAATGAGTATTTTATTTATTACTCACGATTTATCTTTAATATCTGAAATAGCGCAACGTACTTTTGTAATGTATAAAGGTGAAATTGTTGAACAAAATACAACCGAAAATATATTTAATCATCCAAAAAACGAATACACTAAAGCTTTAATAAAAGCAAGACCTTCTTTAAACGAAAGACTAGAGCGTTTACCTACAATACAAGACGTAATGCAAAATAATATCGATAACAAGATAATTACTGCATTAGAACGCGCAAAAAAACATAAATCCATTTACGGTAAAAACCCTATTTTGGAAGTAAAAAATCTTGAAAAAGAATACATTTCTAAAACTGGACTTTTTAAAACAATAGAAAAGTTTAAAGCTGTAGACGATGTGAGCTTTAAATTATATGAAGGCGAAACTCTTGGATTGGTTGGAGAATCTGGTTGCGGAAAATCTACTTTAGGTAATGCCCTTTTATTATTAGATCAAGCTACTTCTGGACAAATTTTATATAAAGGTAAAGATATTACCAACCTTACTAAAAAGGAAATAAAATCTTTACGTAAAGACATTCAAATTATATTTCAAGATCCATTTGCTTCTTTAAATCCACGTTTAACCGTTGGTGAAGCTATTATGGAACCTATGCAAGTACATAACCTTTATACTTCTAAAGAAGAAAGAAAAGAAGAGACATTAAATTTATTAGAAAAAGTAGGATTAACAAAAGCTGCTTTTTACAAATATCCTCATCAATTTTCTGGAGGACAACGACAACGTATAGGAATTGCTAGAACAATTGCTTTAAGACCAAAATTAATTGTTTGTGACGAATCTGTTTCTGCTTTAGATATTTCTGTACAAGCACAAGTTTTAAATCTTCTTAATGAATTAAAGGAAAACTTTGGCTTTACTTATATTTTTATTTCTCATGATTTAGCAGTTGTAAAATACATGAGTGATCAATTATTAGTTATGAATAAAGGTAAAATTGAAGAGCTAGATGATGCAGATGTTATTTATGCTTCACCTAAAAAAGAGTATACAAAAAAATTGATAGACGCAATCCCAAAAGGATTATAA
- a CDS encoding 3'-5' exonuclease, whose product MINKLNLEHILFLDIETVPETQHFSDLDATKQALWEHKSQYQRKDDFTAEEFYERAGIWAEFGKIICISVGYFKIHGDTRVFRTTSFYGEEQQLLQDFKNLLTTHFSHAKHLLCAHNGKEFDFPYIARRMIINNMELPYKLNLFGKKPWEVPHLDTLELWKFGDYKTFTSLKLLTNVLGIPSPKDDIDGSEVFRVYYEENNIDRIITYCEKDTIAVAQILLRLRGDNLLEEDEILHV is encoded by the coding sequence ATGATTAACAAACTCAATCTAGAACACATATTATTTTTAGATATTGAAACCGTTCCAGAAACGCAGCATTTTTCTGATTTAGATGCTACTAAACAAGCACTTTGGGAACACAAATCGCAATACCAACGTAAAGACGATTTTACCGCAGAAGAATTTTATGAACGCGCAGGTATTTGGGCAGAGTTTGGTAAAATTATATGTATTTCGGTTGGATATTTTAAAATTCATGGTGATACAAGAGTGTTTAGAACAACCTCTTTTTATGGTGAAGAACAACAACTTTTACAAGATTTTAAAAACCTACTTACTACACATTTTAGTCATGCAAAACATTTACTATGTGCACATAATGGTAAGGAATTTGACTTCCCGTACATTGCAAGGCGAATGATTATAAACAATATGGAATTACCATATAAACTTAACCTTTTTGGTAAAAAACCTTGGGAAGTACCTCATCTTGATACTTTAGAATTATGGAAGTTTGGCGACTATAAAACCTTTACTTCTCTTAAATTATTAACTAATGTTTTAGGCATACCTTCACCAAAAGATGATATTGATGGTAGCGAAGTATTTAGAGTGTATTATGAAGAAAATAATATAGACAGAATTATTACCTATTGCGAAAAAGACACTATTGCTGTAGCGCAAATATTATTGCGTTTAAGAGGTGATAATTTATTAGAAGAAGACGAAATTCTTCATGTTTAA